From the genome of Leguminivora glycinivorella isolate SPB_JAAS2020 chromosome Z, LegGlyc_1.1, whole genome shotgun sequence, one region includes:
- the LOC125240430 gene encoding uncharacterized protein LOC125240430, whose product MVNTRSTTRRERERKEEELKQATVQQPQTPVKDEDSKKLVDKTIILETGSQIKPEHSGQTKDAKPLSHCSRKTSYHGSKKSSSSSIVAQRKKLELEAAEAKARIQMDLIEKKLQVDLANLEEEYSPSEESVPSEQDQQSVKSDVARWVERSQLELESQHVPKTGNNPDALCSSAAVVAGTELPVQQLASALKELATVSASNNTQNARLLSRISTPKELPLFYGEPMEWLQFKQAFEESTRVCNFSDIENMWRLRKCLRGPAKESVNALLISAVRALGRGEYLQEISIVGAILSKLPTVLLPKWNDYSYALIKEGNKSKLDILSEFLHEEAMKVSTCSASLMQVRSDFKRKNYSENSDYKPQTILVQSAHTNSTDNKCRLCRVGKHDLPDCKKFKKSLRKDRWQYVKRFGLCYKCLLSHHDRQSCTAAACDVEGCGQAHHRLLHYVPGQSSRSNHYNVVEVSDTSAQTETVTHIDVDQRESLLKVVPIYLHGPNGKIKTTCMLDDGSGVSFISTELAERAGLRGRKQCVNVRGAWLNSEQQCETQLIDCSISNSDGTKFNLTARIAPHLDLPVQNPGLVKCGKYKYLDRIMNYVCAENQKPEILIGQDNYHLHVPREIIEGSENEPYATRTPLGWCVHGPCQRAAVMKQRKIHTSLHLSYTYEQDMAIENNEILRELQEDMRRSFSIDSMGVSAKPRQNSEDVLAQEHLEQTSELIDGQWQVGLPWKDPHCVTVDSYPNALSRLKGVELKMKRSEEYARRYKERIQHLLGNKYAEKLENQVTSARTWYLPTHGVDNPNKKSLRLVFDGSAKTKGFSLNSYLYKGPDLLVPLIGIMWRFRENKVAISGDIKDMFLRVKIKPEDQQALRFLYRDNPEEPIDTYLMTSLIFGANCAPFIAQFIKNKNVRRFESTYPEAANAIYTQHYVDDYIDSLPDDQSAIKLVRDVTYVHAQGDFHIRNWNSNSQAVINSIPKETLGSSAVRFKVGQQYAGERTLGLLWNPSEDTLGFDVSLKKLSENIINGKERPTKRDILRVVMSIFDVYGYLSPFTINGRLIVQLTWQLAVTWDEQIPDVIFEKWLKWINQLELMREIRLPRHYRRHAATSESETVTTSTSASEIDTAPTSVSDTATDTASASETRLVPVISAAVGGDAPAQQQGSVTVNNYNDLQLHVFCDSSVQVMCAVAYWRWQENNVVRTAFISSKCRVAGLKKTSVPRLELNSAVMAARLADTIIKEHRIKPNSRIFWCDATVVLYWVRNNARTYKPYIANRLGEIDELTNASEWRYVPTHLNVADIPTRESFDRCVLPTEWIQGPAFLQKSENEWPQNILDADVNNDDLECVVMMTSCNRVNVPIPEPTKFSSWLRLLRATFIMLTFINKCRHINEDDGAVMQKAENLLMKYSQAQTFSEDILKLKNGSYLPKTSRLLTLSPYLDEHGVLRLGGRIDAAAEVGPETKRPSILDGRDYIARLLVKHHHVRAAHGNQETVVNNLKQRYWILGLRPTVKNVAKKCMLCRIRKCKQEIPRMGDLPPARVAHHQRAFTYTGVDLFGPLEVTVGRGRQKRYGVLFTCMTVRAVHIEVVNSLTSDSLIMALRRMGARRGWPQYLYSDNGTNLRGADAELRKSIQELDQEYLKRESLNYGTKWTFIPPGSPHWAGAWERQIRTVKDCMKVVLKERAPREETLCTFLAEVESIVNSRPLTHVSVEPGSIETLTPNHFLLGSSSVLPHLGAYNDSEYFLKKQWRIAQRLADLYWRRWVKEILPDLLPRKKSNHIKSVSHQKNCGKYSLLLDWIEPYNELAVSEDKSHIYVTRV is encoded by the exons ATGGTCAACACACGTAGTACTACAAGACGTGAAAGGgaaagaaaagaagaagaatTGAAGCAAGCTACAGTGCAGCAGCCGCAAACACCTGTAAAAGATGAAGATTCGAAGAAATTGGTAGATAAGACTATTATTTTAGAAACGGGTAGTCAGATAAAACCAGAACATTCCGGACAAACAAAGGACGCGAAACCGTTAAGTCATTGTTCGCGTAAAACTAGCTACCACGGTTCGAAAAAGTCATCTTCGTCGTCTATTGTGGCACAAAGGAAGAAGCTGGAACTGGAAGCTGCTGAAGCAAAGGCTCGCATACAAATGGACTTGATAGAAAAAAAGCTACAAGTAGATCTCGCCAACCTTGAAGAAGAATACAGTCCATCTGAAGAATCTGTACCGTCAGAACAAGACCAACAGTCAGTTAAAAGTGATGTCGCCAGGTGGGTTGAGCGCAGCCAGCTGGAACTGGAGTCACAGCACGTCCCCAAGACTGGAAATAACCCGGACGCGTTGTGTTCGTCGGCAGCAGTGGTCGCCGGCACCGAGTTGCCAGTTCAGCAGTTAGCCAGCGCACTAAAGGAATTGGCCACCGTATCTGCATCCAACAATACCCAAAACGCCAGGCTGCTGAGCCGCATCAGCACCCCGAAGGAACTGCCCTTGTTCTACGGTGAACCAATGGAGTGGTTGCAATTCAAACAAGCTTTCGAAGAATCGACCAGAGTGTGTAATTTCAGCGATATTGAAAATATGTGGCGTTTAAGAAAGTGCCTACGTGGGCCCGCTAAGGAATCCGTAAACGCGCTGCTTATTAGTG CTGTTCGCGCCCTAGGTCGTGGAGAGTACCTGCAAGAAATTAGCATCGTCGGCGCTATTTTATCGAAGTTACCTACGGTGTTGCTACCCAAGTGGAATGACTACAGTTACGCGCTGATTAAAGAAGGAAATAAATCTAAACTCGATATTCTCTCCGAATTTCTCCACGAAGAAGCTATGAAAGTGTCAACCTGCAGTGCTTCTCTTATGCAAGTGCGATCAGACTTTAAACGTAAAAACTATAGTGAAAATAGTGACTATAAACCGCAGACTATTTTAGTTCAAAGTGCGCACACGAACAGTACCGATAATAAGTGCCGCCTTTGTCGCGTAGGTAAACACGATTTACCGGACtgcaaaaagtttaaaaaatcacTACGCAAGGATCGTTGGCAGTACGTAAAACGATTCGGTTTGTGTTATAAGTGTTTATTATCGCACCATGATAGACAATCGTGCACGGCCGCCGCGTGTGACGTGGAGGGGTGTGGGCAGGCCCATCACCGGCTCCTGCATTACGTACCGGGTCAAAGTTCGCGCTCGAACCATTATAACGTTGTGGAAGTGTCGGACACTAGTGCTCAGACTGAAACTGTGACGCATATAGACGTTGACCAGCGCGAATCGTTATTAAAAGTTGTGCCGATATACCTACATGGACCTAACGGTAAAATAAAAACGACTTGTATGCTTGACGATGGCAGTGGTGTGTCGTTCATAAGTACGGAACTCGCGGAGCGCGCGGGACTGCGCGGGCGCAAACAGTGCGTTAATGTGCGCGGCGCATGGCTCAATTCAGAACAACAGTGCGAAACACAGCTGATCGACTGCTCGATATCTAATAGTGACGGGACAAAGTTCAATTTAACCGCGCGTATTGCACCCCACCTGGACTTACCTGTGCAAAACCCCGGACTTGTTAAGTGCggtaaatataagtacctagacCGTATAATGAACTATGTGTGTGCTGAAAATCAGAAACCTGAAATTCTCATCGGACAAGATAACTATCATTTGCATGTACCACGCGAGATCATAGAGGGCAGCGAAAATGAGCCCTACGCGACGCGTACTCCGCTGGGCTGGTGCGTGCACGGCCCGTGCCAACGTGCAGCTGTAATGAAACAACGGAAGATACACACTTCATTACATCTCAGTTATACCTATGAGCAAGATATGGCAATTGAAAACAATGAAATACTACGTGAACTGCAAGAAGATATGCGTCGATCTTTCTCCATCGATTCTATGGGCGTATCTGCTAAACCTCGGCAGAACTCGGAGGACGTACTGGCCCAGGAGCACCTGGAACAAACCTCTGAACTTATCGATGGCCAGTGGCAAGTCGGCTTACCTTGGAAGGATCCTCACTGTGTCACCGTCGACTCGTATCCAAATGCACTGTCACGACTGAAAGGAGTTGAGCTGAAAATGAAAAGGAGTGAAGAGTATGCACGAAGGTATAAAGAACGCATACAACATTTGTTAGGAAATAAATATGCTGAGAAGTTAGAAAATCAAGTCACATCTGCTAGAACATGGTACTTACCTACTCATGGCGTCGATAATCCAAATAAGAAGAGCCTTCGTCTGGTTTTCGATGGGTCAGCTAAAACAAAAGGGTTCAGTTTAAATAGCTACCTATATAAAGGCCCCGACCTACTGGTACCGTTAATAGGAATCATGTGGCGATTCCGCGAAAACAAAGTTGCGATCTCTGGCGATATCAAAGACATGTTTCTCAGAGTTAAAATAAAACCCGAGGATCAGCAAGCCCTACGCTTTCTATACCGAGATAACCCCGAAGAACCTATAGATACCTACCTGATGACGTCACTCATATTTGGAGCGAATTGCGCGCCGTTCATAGCGcaattcataaaaaataaaaatgtgagaCGTTTCGAGTCTACATATCCAGAGGCGGCTAACGCTATATACACGCAACACTACGTCGACGACTACATTGACAGCTTACCTGATGACCAATCTGCAATTAAGCTGgttcgtgacgtcacatatgTTCATGCGCAAGGCGATTTTCATATACGCAATTGGAATAGCAACAGTCAAGCCGTCATCAACAGCATTCCAAAAGAGACTTTGGGAAGCAGCGCTGTAAGGTTCAAAGTCGGACAACAGTACGCGGGCGAGCGAACACTTGGTCTGCTGTGGAATCCAAGTGAAGACACGCTGGGGTTCGATGTATCGCTAAAAAAGTTATCTGAAAATATTATCAACGGAAAAGAAAGGCCTACGAAAAGAGATATTCTGCGAGTTGTAATGTCAATTTTTGACGTGTATGGATATTTGTCGCCTTTCACTATAAATGGAAGATTAATTGTTCAGTTAACGTGGCAATTGGCTGTAACTTGGGATGAACAAATACCTGATGTTATCTTCGAAAAATGGCTAAAATGGATTAATCAATTAGAATTGATGAGAGAGATACGTCTACCTAGACACTACCGTCGTCATGCTGCTACGAGTGAGAGCGAGACAGTCACAACGTCTACGAGCGCAAGCGAGATAGACACCGCGCCTACAAGTGTGAGCGACACAGCCACGGATACCGCGAGTGCAAGCGAGACGCGGCTAGTACCTGTTATCAGTGCGGCGGTCGGCGGTGATGCGCCCGCACAACAACAAGGCTCAGTAACTGTAAACAACTATAATGATCTACAACTTCACGTGTTTTGCGACTCATCAGTGCAAGTTATGTGCGCGGTGGCATATTGGCGTTGGCAAGAAAACAACGTAGTCCGCACGGCGTTCATATCTAGTAAATGTCGTGTTGCAGGACTGAAGAAAACGAGTGTTCCACGCTTAGAATTGAATTCGGCAGTTATGGCAGCTCGATTAGCTGACACGATAATTAAGGAACACAGAATAAAACCAAATAGTCGAATATTTTGGTGTGACGCCACAGTGGTCCTGTATTGGGTACGAAACAACGCGCGTACCTACAAACCTTATATCGCGAACCGGCTCGGTGAAATAGATGAGCTAACAAATGCGAGCGAGTGGAGATATGTACCTACGCACCTAAACGTCGCCGATATACCTACCAGGGAGTCATTCGACCGTTGTGTGTTACCTACCGAATGGATTCAAGGACCTgcatttctacaaaaaagtgAGAACGAGTGGCCACAGAATATTTTGGACGCCGACGTAAACAATGACGATTTAGAATGTGTTGTGATGATGACGTCATGCAATAGGGTAAATGTGCCTATACCTGAACCGACAAAGTTTTCATCGTGGTTGCGATTACTCAGGGCCACTTTTATAATGCtaacgtttataaataaatgtagacACATAAATGAAGACGACGGCGCCGTAATGCAGAAAGCTGAAAACTTACTTATGAAATATTCTCAAGCACAGACGTTCTCTGAAGACATACTGAAACTGAAAAATGGATCATACTTACCTAAAACAAGTAGATTACTTACCTTATCGCCGTACCTCGACGAACACGGAGTCCTACGCCTCGGAGGCCGCATCGACGCCGCTGCTGAAGTTGGACCTGAAACAAAACGACCTTCGATCTTGGACGGACGAGACTACATAGCACGGCTGCTAGTGAAGCATCATCACGTTCGCGCAGCCCACGGGAACCAGGAAACTGTCGTGAATAACCTGAAACAAAGATATTGGATATTAGGATTACGACCGACGGTTAAAAATGTTGCAAAAAAGTGCATGCTATGTAGAATAAGAAAATGTAAACAAGAAATCCCAAGAATGGGAGACTTACCGCCTGCCCGCGTAGCTCATCATCAGCGCGCCTTTACCTACACTGGCGTTGACCTCTTCGGCCCTCTAGAAGTAACTGTGGGAAGAGGAAGACAGAAAAGGTACGGAGTGTTGTTTACATGTATGACAGTGAGGGCAGTGCACATAGAGGTAGTTAACTCACTTACCTCCGACTCTTTGATTATGGCTCTCAGACGAATGGGGGCACGACGCGGCTGGCCGCAGTATCTATATTCTGACAACGGTACTAACCTTCGAGGAGCGGATGCAGAGCTGCGAAAGTCAATCCAGGAGTTGGACCAGGAGTATCTAAAGCGTGAATCGTTAAACTATGGGACTAAATGGACATTTATCCCACCTGGAAGTCCACATTGGGCTGGAGCTTGGGAGAGGCAAATAAGGACCGTAAAAGACTGCATGAAAGTCGTGCTGAAAGAGAGAGCCCCCCGCGAGGAGACTTTGtgtacatttttggcagaggtCGAGAGCATAGTGAACAGCCGGCCGCTCACGCACGTCTCCGTCGAACCTGGAAGCATAGAAACGTTAACTCCAAATCACTTTCTTCTTGGTTCCTCTTCCGTCTTACCTCACCTTGGCGCTTATAATGACTCcgaatattttttgaaaaagcAGTGGAGAATAGCCCAACGACTGGCTGACCTATATTGGCGAAGATGGGTTAAGGAAATCCTCCCAGACCTGCTACCACGTAAAAAATCTAACCATATTAAAAGTGTATCCCATCAAAAAAACTGTGGTAAATATAGCTTGTTGTTAGATTGGATAGAGCCTTACAATGAACTAGCAGTAAGTGAAGACAAGTCCCACATTTATGTGACCCGCGTGTGA